The following are encoded together in the Methylomonas methanica MC09 genome:
- a CDS encoding filamentous haemagglutinin family protein: MTRRPSQKSNFTAPVFRLNPIAASVRAMVTGSMLLSIATPAAAELPVPSAVWASMGGATREVVGNTMNINQLSDRVILNWDRFNVSADSTVNFHQKTTDIALNKIHDQNPSEILGTVNADGTIYLVNTNGIVFGENSQVNARALVASTMNVGFEDTFDKENINDVALTDDRAAFVGNGQVFEKDANGNFKLDADGNKIPIRIHIKQGAHIKSQEGGRIMVLAPNILNEGEVESPGGQVIMAAATDKVFLADASEEDGVRGLLVEVKTGGKVENIGKIAAERGNVTLMGFAVNQNGRVSATTASNVNGSIRLLAREGGFVENLTSTVKRISSTNTTRTEDSGDGLDKSGQVVFGEGSVTEVLPDNNSASALKTDEQPLSKVEVVAHKVNLKSGSSIVAPGGIVDITATRTPASPVADNVDRNDARILVDAGAKIDVSGVDTATRTMESNVVDVELRNFQLADAPLQKNGVLKGETIKVDIREGTPLTDMQPYVDAIPQSVGERLSNGGSIVLKSEGDVIVEDGAVLDISGGKVTFLDGIIQTTKLLAGGRVIDISQADPLQTYDGIYGQVKVNYKKWGQTFTYKIQGGVFGQGRFEKGYVEGKSAGTLDIRANTVVFDGELRADVVNGRLQRELTDLARGGILNINTGFTDSNVQDVIFGNSRPEAFDYTLDSILTRDGNDVPLALAMQAGQLFASGVAEANFVGNGKVTVEAGSTLKLTDAGKLTLTGGQIDVLGNIQGSGAHVELNTRDTNTQGLDGDITVADGAQILLQGQWVNDFARQANLDDKTLIINGGIFSARMGGDNGGQLNLAKGSRVNVSGGAWLKADGSLQAGDAGEISVVAEPDVDNVAANVYLNGVLEAYGIDKGGKFTARANGVAIRREEIVNTAPGVQPLQISTGFFGRGGFAEFDISANTNGLTVAEGATISLSQQNRVLGNGFSTYGNADSIEAISTLTVLEPLLRAPSSLTLRADHSAGANPDSRLLIERGAAIVADQQSEIRLVSDSSLVMDGSITAQGGLVSMSIVPDQSPIDPTYVDNQGIWLGESAIVDVSGGSEIMTDGLGRRFGEVYDGGRFIVDAKRGFFAAKDGSSINVSGTQDVLHIPTATVQGVMYTAQTVGSHAGTVDITAAEGIFLDGQMSAKGGNAAGTAGGTLQLVLNINNRADPNIETGTLFPSAPSSFVVTQHHMPTLGDSFSQAGDALPGILAGTGHIAADQVVNSGFDSLNLATVGSYVTVQQGGSDKKAQVGNDAIVFKGDVDLQLRNGLALDTSNFAWERNDAADSGVVNLEATRATLGSDTFRQSWLDTAGGDGRLTVQADLIDLVGGAATQGFNTVQLVSEGDIRLKGIRLDSLETDFVGEFKTYSKLELSADQVYPTSLTDFTLAVSGDDDGTLTVNPGGDTKPVLSALGKMTLQAPNIVQNGTLRAPQGEIVLDAVQEVSFGADSLTSVSAAGTLIPLGETQAGLEWLFPLAGTGVNLNVNDVNLQLSENKRSVIIHSPEKKITVDADRITREEGAIVDLSGGGDMLSFEFVPGDGGSRDVLAGNGSFAILPGIGNYAPFDQKLSPESGLKTGDSLYLSGVAGLAAGTYTLLPARYALLPGAFLVTPLATSNVVVGGNSSRVDGTPIVSGYRTVAGTDIRDQRWSEYVIEPGSIAKTRSEYNLRLASEFFATQAANNDKITPRLAQDAGQLVLSAVSALNLPTVIAEVTGLGRGGLVDIVAGNLAVVSEKTGTAGVVELLSSDIDKFKVDSLAFGAIRTIDTDTGQVDLDVRANTVTVGRDTRVEAPELLMAATDKVEVKENARVVTRGRVAEGTNQTVLNVDGDGALLRASSGKQAQLIRTDSHGSNGDLLIASGALVDAGTGSLLLDASRKNSLQGELALDGGSLNLGAEQINLGETDGLVSGLSLDNRQLSALRVAELVLTSRGMVNLYGLLAQTDENGQVLTDDGGVPLALQFGDLVIDADGLAGFNNAGKTATLQADSVRFTNGGSLDSAQGNGSGSLLLSAGRLTFDKGQYALSGFGDMQINAAQGVFGLDVAGIQVTGDLSLSTPFVTAFNGASTTLDATGHALTLASLEGAAAMATGIAGTLQVEADSLAVDTALLYKAGAVGLSSLQGDLTLGNNARVDVSGAVVQAGLSQARNLDAGRITLMAMQQNVVAENGSQLLLNAVNDKAKAGVLTAKAGGGEVLFNGTLAANGGSKSQGGRAVIDSGSLSGGFDALNQPLAAGGFSGGIDFRLRNGDIVLSEGQTVAAHDIKLTADSGAITVEGMLNASDVQGGSVELNAEDNLTLAATANILANSTGTDQAGGKVQFASLDLQSDGAGIAIIDGARIDVLANGAGEEGGVSLRAERLGNDIAVSAIADGTISGDSRVDLEAVRVYNDTVITAADQNSYDNDNRSFVNNLNDRFGADYALLTGVEVRSSGDLTVADSWDLSSWRYGADNLPGSLVLRAGGNLFVNAGLSDGFSFGMLDTLTNGSFGVTDMLRTDQSWSYKLVAGADLNSADSSALKQAPSLLQATAAGDFKLADDTSVRTGTGDIEVLAARDIVYGNSASTIYTAGRADTVNRYGSGGEDLAIFIYAEFAKDGGDISLNAGRDIIAQPTDQLLSDALVRNGNWSRNQDHGGERPTIWGLAVGTAENGIEPKQHRQSLAAFGGGDISVRAGGKVSDVSVVIPTSGKQVGEKTNPAAPGDFNFTTNVNQVQGGGNLTVDAGGDIEGGVFYVDGGQADLRTDGSLTAGNNQGLNPILALGDAQFTVTAGKAIAVEAIVDPMFVTLPGSADVDNQGPQGPNPTNRFFRYSADSAVALTALTGNVSLTNDPARLNQATNSMLGTDWKLILPATFRAYALNGDLTLEKSFSMLPAPQGGLELYAEGNIGGLASVLLSDTEVAALPSALFPIQDGAVTDVLSLLDPTLKVQSHALNPVHADDEQPVLISTGSGSIGGGGNNFLSFTLAKAAEIRAGKDIFNTTFKMQNIRPDDVSTVSAGRDIRFTLTRNQQTAAIKLGDQRIEVAGPGDLVLLAGRNIDMGASNGILSVGDLNNPALADQGANITALASLGDGRIDVNAFAEGVLKQTDETSGQPVTAYLQYRERFVREVRSVTGNDALPEADADTVFNALNAVDRARVEAKLLPSVQSRFLAIVKEAAVDSAKALASFKAATRPDDKVTLKAQADQAEMKLLAVIETLFPGTTLLDGVDGISVTPDGGVSLPEGRSAGDILDAVNASGRQRPVLGGLALFMSTAQTQDGGDVNVFTPNGGVNVGLTVADIGLDPKPEAESLGLIAKKQGNINVLVRDDIEVNVQRIYAVQGDVLAGSTEGDVDAGRAAKTDLASPSLKVSSDQSGLPLLEVAPVFAGGGIKAPAGIGTLFALRGTINAGEAGVGANGLFFATPVLQNGDNVDVGSGGGVGVPAASTGSVAAGLSGVSNVAAAVSKSLDESANMGKDVSDGLSKAAALGLLSIDLLGFGE; encoded by the coding sequence ATGACGCGCAGACCATCACAGAAAAGTAACTTTACCGCTCCAGTATTTCGCTTAAACCCGATCGCCGCCAGCGTGCGCGCGATGGTGACCGGCAGTATGCTGCTATCAATAGCCACTCCGGCCGCGGCCGAGCTGCCGGTACCCAGCGCAGTATGGGCCAGCATGGGCGGCGCAACCCGGGAAGTGGTCGGCAACACCATGAATATCAATCAGTTGAGCGACCGTGTGATATTGAACTGGGACCGGTTTAATGTCAGCGCCGACAGCACCGTCAATTTTCATCAAAAAACCACCGATATCGCCTTAAACAAAATACACGACCAAAATCCCAGCGAGATTCTCGGTACCGTGAATGCCGACGGCACCATTTATCTGGTGAATACCAATGGCATCGTATTCGGCGAAAATTCTCAGGTGAATGCGCGGGCCTTGGTAGCGTCGACGATGAATGTCGGTTTCGAGGATACCTTCGACAAGGAAAACATCAATGATGTAGCTCTGACGGATGATAGGGCTGCTTTTGTCGGTAATGGTCAGGTCTTTGAAAAAGACGCTAACGGCAATTTCAAGCTGGATGCGGACGGCAATAAAATCCCGATTCGGATTCATATCAAGCAGGGAGCGCATATCAAATCGCAGGAAGGCGGACGGATTATGGTGCTGGCACCAAATATCCTCAATGAAGGCGAAGTGGAATCGCCCGGCGGCCAGGTGATCATGGCGGCCGCTACCGACAAGGTCTTTCTGGCAGACGCCTCGGAAGAAGATGGTGTGCGTGGTCTGCTGGTGGAAGTCAAAACCGGCGGTAAGGTGGAAAATATCGGCAAGATTGCCGCCGAGCGCGGTAATGTCACGCTGATGGGTTTTGCCGTCAATCAAAATGGCAGGGTGTCGGCCACGACCGCCTCCAACGTAAATGGCAGCATTCGCTTACTGGCGCGTGAAGGTGGTTTCGTCGAAAATTTGACCAGTACCGTCAAACGTATCTCATCCACTAACACCACCCGTACCGAAGATAGTGGGGATGGCTTGGATAAATCCGGTCAGGTGGTTTTTGGGGAAGGCAGTGTTACCGAAGTCTTGCCTGACAATAACAGTGCGAGCGCCCTTAAAACCGATGAGCAACCCCTTTCGAAAGTGGAGGTTGTAGCGCATAAAGTCAATTTGAAAAGCGGTTCGTCAATCGTGGCGCCTGGCGGCATAGTGGACATTACTGCTACCCGCACTCCGGCCAGTCCGGTGGCGGACAACGTTGATAGAAACGATGCGCGGATATTGGTGGATGCCGGCGCCAAAATCGATGTATCGGGCGTTGATACCGCTACCAGAACCATGGAAAGCAATGTTGTCGACGTGGAGTTGCGTAATTTTCAGTTGGCGGACGCTCCGCTGCAAAAGAACGGGGTGCTGAAAGGGGAAACCATTAAAGTCGATATACGCGAAGGCACGCCTTTGACCGATATGCAGCCCTACGTGGATGCGATACCTCAGAGTGTGGGAGAGCGGCTGTCTAATGGTGGCAGCATTGTGTTGAAGTCGGAAGGTGATGTGATAGTGGAGGACGGCGCCGTGCTGGATATTTCCGGCGGTAAGGTGACTTTTCTGGACGGCATTATTCAAACCACCAAATTACTGGCCGGTGGCCGCGTGATCGACATCAGTCAAGCCGATCCCCTGCAGACCTACGACGGCATCTATGGCCAAGTGAAGGTCAACTACAAAAAATGGGGGCAAACCTTTACGTATAAAATCCAAGGCGGCGTATTCGGTCAAGGCCGCTTCGAGAAAGGTTATGTGGAAGGTAAGTCCGCCGGTACTCTGGATATTCGTGCCAACACCGTGGTGTTCGACGGTGAACTGCGAGCCGATGTGGTAAATGGCCGCCTGCAACGCGAGCTGACGGATCTGGCCCGCGGCGGTATCCTGAACATAAATACCGGTTTTACCGACAGCAATGTTCAGGACGTGATATTCGGCAATTCCCGGCCGGAAGCCTTCGATTATACGCTTGATAGCATCTTGACCCGGGACGGTAACGATGTGCCGTTGGCTCTGGCGATGCAGGCTGGACAGTTGTTTGCGAGTGGTGTGGCCGAAGCCAATTTCGTAGGCAACGGCAAGGTCACCGTGGAGGCCGGCTCCACATTAAAGCTTACCGATGCCGGTAAATTGACGTTGACAGGTGGCCAAATCGATGTGCTTGGTAATATTCAAGGCAGCGGTGCCCATGTCGAACTAAATACTCGGGACACCAATACTCAGGGTCTGGATGGCGATATTACCGTGGCTGACGGCGCGCAAATTCTGTTGCAAGGCCAATGGGTGAACGATTTTGCCAGGCAGGCCAATCTGGATGATAAAACTCTGATTATCAACGGCGGGATTTTCAGCGCCCGGATGGGTGGCGACAATGGCGGACAATTGAATCTGGCCAAAGGCAGCCGAGTTAATGTCAGCGGTGGCGCCTGGTTAAAAGCCGATGGAAGCTTACAGGCCGGTGATGCCGGTGAAATAAGTGTGGTAGCCGAACCCGACGTCGATAATGTCGCAGCCAACGTATATCTAAACGGTGTGTTGGAAGCCTACGGAATCGACAAAGGTGGGAAGTTTACCGCCCGGGCCAATGGTGTGGCGATACGTCGTGAAGAAATTGTCAATACGGCGCCGGGCGTACAGCCTTTACAAATCAGTACCGGCTTTTTCGGACGCGGCGGTTTCGCCGAATTCGATATCAGTGCCAATACAAACGGCTTAACCGTTGCCGAAGGCGCGACCATTAGTTTATCCCAGCAAAATCGTGTGCTGGGTAATGGTTTTTCAACCTATGGCAATGCCGACAGCATAGAGGCAATATCGACGCTGACAGTATTGGAACCGTTATTACGCGCGCCAAGTTCTCTGACGCTACGTGCCGATCATTCTGCGGGCGCCAACCCTGACAGCCGTCTGCTTATCGAACGCGGTGCGGCGATAGTGGCCGACCAGCAAAGCGAGATTCGCTTGGTGTCCGATTCGTCGCTGGTCATGGATGGCAGCATTACCGCACAGGGTGGACTCGTCAGTATGAGTATCGTGCCGGATCAAAGCCCCATTGATCCCACGTACGTGGACAATCAAGGCATTTGGCTGGGTGAATCGGCAATAGTCGACGTGTCGGGCGGAAGCGAAATTATGACCGACGGTTTGGGCCGCCGCTTTGGAGAAGTCTATGATGGCGGTAGGTTTATTGTGGATGCCAAACGCGGGTTTTTTGCCGCCAAAGACGGTTCGTCTATCAACGTATCCGGTACTCAGGACGTATTACATATTCCAACCGCGACCGTTCAAGGCGTAATGTATACGGCTCAAACGGTGGGTTCGCATGCCGGCACCGTGGATATCACTGCAGCTGAAGGCATATTTCTGGATGGGCAGATGTCGGCCAAAGGCGGTAACGCGGCGGGCACCGCAGGCGGTACCTTGCAATTGGTGCTGAATATCAATAACCGCGCCGATCCGAATATTGAAACCGGAACCCTGTTCCCAAGTGCCCCAAGCTCATTTGTCGTTACTCAGCATCATATGCCTACTTTGGGCGATAGCTTCAGTCAAGCCGGTGATGCGTTACCGGGTATTCTGGCCGGTACCGGCCATATTGCCGCGGATCAGGTGGTGAATAGCGGTTTCGATTCCTTGAATTTGGCAACCGTGGGCTCGTACGTTACCGTCCAACAAGGCGGATCGGATAAAAAAGCGCAGGTCGGTAACGATGCCATTGTCTTCAAAGGCGACGTTGATTTGCAGCTGCGCAATGGACTGGCTTTGGATACATCAAATTTCGCCTGGGAACGCAACGACGCCGCCGACTCCGGTGTAGTGAATTTGGAAGCAACCCGGGCTACATTGGGTTCGGATACTTTCAGACAATCCTGGTTGGATACCGCCGGTGGCGATGGGCGATTGACCGTGCAAGCCGATTTGATCGATTTGGTCGGTGGTGCGGCCACTCAAGGGTTCAATACGGTGCAGTTGGTATCGGAAGGGGATATTCGCCTGAAAGGTATTCGTTTGGATAGCTTGGAGACCGATTTTGTCGGTGAATTTAAAACCTACTCTAAGCTCGAGTTGTCCGCCGACCAGGTTTACCCCACGTCGCTGACCGACTTTACCCTGGCGGTATCCGGGGATGATGATGGCACTCTCACCGTGAACCCGGGCGGCGATACCAAACCGGTATTGTCGGCGCTGGGTAAAATGACGTTGCAAGCGCCCAATATCGTGCAAAACGGTACATTGAGGGCGCCGCAGGGCGAAATCGTGCTGGATGCGGTACAAGAGGTCAGCTTCGGTGCCGACAGTTTGACCAGCGTATCGGCCGCCGGTACGTTAATTCCATTGGGTGAGACACAGGCAGGCCTGGAATGGCTGTTTCCGCTGGCCGGAACCGGTGTGAATTTAAATGTTAACGATGTCAACCTTCAGTTGTCTGAAAACAAGCGCTCAGTGATTATCCACTCGCCGGAGAAAAAAATTACCGTCGATGCCGATCGCATTACCCGTGAAGAAGGTGCAATCGTGGATTTGTCGGGCGGCGGCGATATGTTGTCGTTCGAATTTGTGCCGGGTGACGGCGGTTCACGGGATGTATTGGCGGGTAATGGCTCCTTCGCCATTTTGCCGGGTATCGGTAATTATGCGCCGTTCGATCAGAAGTTGTCGCCCGAGTCCGGCCTGAAAACCGGTGATAGCCTTTATCTGTCCGGCGTGGCGGGATTGGCTGCCGGAACCTACACTCTGCTACCAGCCCGCTACGCGTTGTTGCCCGGCGCGTTTTTGGTGACGCCGCTGGCAACAAGCAATGTGGTGGTGGGCGGCAACAGTAGTCGTGTGGATGGTACGCCTATCGTTAGTGGTTATCGTACTGTGGCGGGTACAGATATTCGGGATCAACGCTGGTCTGAGTATGTTATAGAGCCGGGCAGTATCGCTAAAACCCGCAGCGAATATAATTTAAGACTGGCTTCCGAGTTTTTCGCCACCCAAGCGGCCAATAACGACAAAATTACGCCCCGATTGGCACAGGATGCAGGGCAACTGGTTTTAAGCGCAGTTAGCGCGCTGAATTTGCCGACGGTCATCGCGGAAGTGACCGGTTTGGGGCGCGGTGGTTTGGTGGATATCGTGGCCGGCAATTTGGCGGTGGTAAGTGAAAAAACCGGTACGGCCGGCGTCGTGGAATTGTTAAGCAGCGATATTGATAAGTTCAAGGTCGATAGTTTAGCGTTTGGTGCAATACGTACGATCGACACCGACACCGGTCAGGTTGATTTGGATGTGCGCGCCAATACGGTTACGGTAGGTCGGGATACGCGGGTTGAAGCGCCGGAGTTGCTGATGGCGGCTACCGACAAGGTCGAAGTTAAGGAAAACGCCCGTGTGGTGACACGCGGCCGAGTCGCCGAAGGCACCAATCAAACGGTGCTCAATGTAGACGGTGACGGTGCCTTGCTGCGTGCCTCGAGCGGCAAGCAGGCGCAACTGATTCGTACCGACAGCCATGGCAGCAACGGCGACTTGTTAATCGCATCTGGAGCGCTGGTAGATGCAGGTACAGGTTCCCTGTTACTGGATGCCAGCCGTAAAAATAGTCTGCAAGGCGAGCTGGCGCTAGACGGCGGTTCGTTGAACCTGGGTGCGGAACAGATTAACTTGGGCGAAACGGACGGTTTGGTAAGCGGTTTATCCTTGGATAACCGCCAGCTCAGCGCTTTGAGGGTCGCGGAACTGGTGCTGACCAGCCGTGGGATGGTCAATTTATACGGACTACTGGCGCAAACCGATGAAAACGGGCAAGTGTTGACAGATGATGGCGGCGTCCCGCTGGCGCTACAGTTCGGGGACTTGGTGATCGATGCCGACGGTTTGGCCGGTTTTAATAACGCCGGTAAAACGGCAACTTTGCAAGCCGATAGCGTGCGTTTTACAAATGGCGGCAGCTTAGATAGTGCCCAAGGCAACGGGTCGGGTAGCTTGCTGTTGAGTGCAGGCCGGTTGACTTTCGATAAAGGCCAATATGCCTTATCCGGTTTTGGCGATATGCAAATCAATGCCGCGCAAGGTGTGTTTGGCCTCGATGTTGCTGGCATCCAGGTAACTGGCGACCTCAGCCTTTCTACTCCGTTTGTCACCGCCTTTAACGGCGCAAGTACTACTTTGGACGCTACCGGTCACGCGTTGACGTTGGCAAGTCTGGAAGGTGCGGCCGCAATGGCAACCGGTATTGCCGGCACCTTACAGGTTGAGGCAGATAGTCTGGCCGTGGATACCGCCTTGCTCTACAAAGCCGGAGCCGTTGGATTAAGTTCGTTGCAGGGCGATTTAACGCTAGGTAATAATGCACGGGTCGATGTTTCCGGTGCGGTGGTTCAAGCAGGTCTCAGCCAAGCGCGCAATCTCGATGCGGGTCGTATTACATTGATGGCCATGCAACAGAATGTGGTGGCGGAAAACGGCAGTCAACTGTTGTTAAACGCGGTTAATGATAAAGCGAAGGCGGGGGTATTGACGGCAAAAGCCGGTGGCGGTGAAGTGCTGTTTAATGGCACGCTTGCAGCCAACGGCGGAAGTAAATCGCAAGGCGGCCGTGCGGTAATCGATAGCGGCAGCTTGAGCGGCGGCTTCGATGCGCTGAACCAACCGTTGGCGGCTGGCGGCTTTTCCGGCGGCATCGATTTTCGATTGCGCAACGGCGATATCGTTTTGAGTGAGGGTCAAACCGTAGCTGCGCATGACATTAAACTGACGGCGGATAGCGGTGCGATTACTGTTGAAGGCATGTTGAATGCCAGCGATGTACAAGGCGGCAGCGTGGAGCTGAATGCCGAAGATAATTTGACGCTGGCGGCAACTGCAAACATCCTGGCAAATTCCACTGGCACTGATCAAGCTGGCGGCAAAGTACAATTTGCGTCGTTGGATTTGCAAAGCGACGGTGCCGGCATCGCGATTATCGATGGTGCGCGAATTGACGTATTGGCCAACGGTGCCGGCGAAGAGGGGGGGGTCTCGTTACGCGCCGAGCGCCTCGGTAATGATATCGCGGTTAGTGCGATTGCGGACGGAACCATCAGCGGAGACAGTCGGGTCGACCTGGAAGCGGTGCGCGTTTATAACGACACCGTGATTACCGCTGCGGATCAAAACAGCTACGACAACGATAATCGTAGTTTCGTAAATAACTTAAATGACCGCTTTGGTGCCGATTACGCACTGTTGACCGGTGTAGAAGTGCGTAGCAGTGGCGATTTGACGGTTGCCGATAGCTGGGATTTGTCCAGCTGGCGTTACGGTGCCGATAATCTACCGGGATCGTTGGTATTACGGGCAGGCGGCAATTTATTCGTGAATGCCGGGCTGAGCGACGGTTTCTCCTTTGGTATGCTGGACACCTTAACGAACGGTTCCTTTGGCGTCACGGATATGTTGCGAACTGATCAATCCTGGAGTTACAAACTGGTAGCTGGCGCGGATTTGAATAGCGCGGATAGCAGTGCTTTGAAACAGGCGCCTAGCTTATTGCAAGCGACCGCTGCCGGTGACTTTAAGCTGGCCGACGATACCAGCGTAAGAACCGGTACCGGCGATATCGAGGTGTTGGCAGCGCGAGATATCGTTTACGGTAATTCGGCGTCAACCATATATACTGCCGGCCGGGCCGACACAGTCAATCGTTACGGTTCGGGCGGCGAAGACCTGGCTATCTTTATCTATGCCGAATTTGCAAAAGATGGCGGCGATATAAGCTTGAATGCCGGCAGAGACATTATCGCCCAACCTACCGATCAGTTGCTGAGCGATGCCTTGGTTAGAAACGGCAATTGGAGCCGGAACCAGGATCACGGCGGCGAGCGGCCGACTATCTGGGGCCTTGCAGTGGGTACGGCGGAGAACGGCATAGAGCCAAAGCAGCATAGACAGAGTTTGGCGGCATTCGGCGGCGGCGACATTAGCGTACGGGCCGGCGGTAAGGTCAGCGACGTGTCGGTGGTGATACCAACCTCCGGTAAGCAAGTCGGCGAAAAAACCAACCCTGCCGCTCCCGGTGACTTTAATTTCACTACCAATGTTAACCAAGTTCAGGGTGGCGGCAATTTAACGGTCGACGCCGGCGGCGATATTGAGGGTGGGGTATTTTATGTCGACGGCGGGCAAGCCGATTTGCGTACCGACGGTTCGTTGACCGCAGGCAATAATCAAGGCTTGAACCCTATCCTGGCCTTGGGCGATGCGCAATTTACGGTAACCGCGGGTAAAGCCATTGCAGTGGAAGCAATTGTCGACCCTATGTTTGTTACATTGCCGGGTTCGGCGGATGTGGACAATCAAGGGCCTCAGGGGCCCAACCCGACAAATCGCTTTTTCCGGTACAGTGCAGATAGTGCGGTGGCGCTGACGGCGTTAACCGGCAATGTTTCGTTGACTAACGACCCGGCGCGGTTGAACCAAGCAACTAATTCAATGCTTGGCACTGATTGGAAGCTGATATTACCGGCAACATTTAGAGCGTACGCATTGAATGGCGATTTGACGCTGGAGAAGAGCTTTAGCATGCTTCCTGCACCGCAAGGCGGTTTGGAATTGTATGCAGAAGGTAATATTGGCGGCTTGGCAAGCGTATTGTTGAGCGACACCGAAGTGGCGGCCTTGCCGTCGGCACTGTTCCCCATACAAGACGGTGCCGTCACCGATGTCTTGAGCTTACTCGATCCGACCCTGAAGGTTCAAAGCCATGCTCTCAATCCGGTACATGCCGATGACGAACAGCCGGTGCTGATTAGTACCGGCAGCGGCAGTATCGGCGGTGGCGGTAACAATTTTTTGAGTTTTACATTGGCGAAGGCCGCTGAAATTCGCGCCGGCAAGGATATATTCAATACTACATTCAAAATGCAAAATATCCGCCCGGATGACGTCAGTACGGTTTCCGCTGGTCGCGATATTCGCTTTACGCTCACTCGTAACCAGCAGACTGCCGCTATAAAATTGGGTGATCAACGGATTGAAGTAGCAGGTCCCGGCGATTTGGTGTTATTGGCCGGACGTAACATCGATATGGGTGCGTCCAACGGTATTCTTTCGGTGGGGGACTTGAATAACCCGGCATTGGCCGATCAGGGTGCCAATATCACGGCGTTGGCAAGTCTGGGCGACGGACGTATCGATGTTAATGCGTTTGCCGAGGGCGTATTAAAACAAACCGATGAGACTAGTGGTCAACCCGTTACCGCTTACTTGCAGTACAGGGAGCGCTTTGTTCGGGAAGTCCGCAGCGTGACCGGTAACGATGCGTTGCCGGAAGCCGATGCAGATACAGTTTTTAACGCGTTAAATGCGGTTGACCGGGCCCGAGTGGAAGCCAAGTTGTTACCAAGCGTACAAAGCAGATTCTTGGCGATTGTTAAAGAGGCCGCCGTCGATTCGGCGAAAGCCCTGGCTAGCTTCAAAGCTGCGACACGCCCCGACGATAAGGTCACGTTAAAGGCGCAAGCCGATCAGGCGGAAATGAAGTTGTTAGCCGTAATCGAAACTCTGTTCCCTGGGACCACCTTGTTGGATGGTGTTGATGGCATAAGCGTCACTCCGGATGGCGGTGTGTCGTTACCCGAAGGCCGCAGTGCCGGTGACATTCTCGATGCGGTCAACGCGTCCGGACGGCAAAGGCCTGTGTTGGGTGGCTTGGCCTTGTTCATGAGTACCGCGCAAACCCAGGACGGTGGCGATGTCAACGTATTTACACCCAATGGTGGTGTCAATGTGGGGTTGACTGTCGCCGATATAGGTTTGGATCCTAAGCCTGAGGCCGAATCGTTGGGCTTGATTGCCAAAAAACAGGGCAATATCAATGTGTTGGTGCGTGACGACATTGAGGTGAATGTACAGCGTATTTATGCGGTGCAGGGGGATGTGCTTGCCGGATCTACGGAAGGAGACGTAGATGCGGGGCGTGCGGCAAAAACCGATTTGGCTTCTCCGTCTTTGAAAGTTAGCTCCGACCAGTCCGGACTGCCGTTGCTCGAAGTTGCGCCAGTGTTTGCCGGCGGCGGGATCAAAGCACCGGCGGGAATAGGTACGCTGTTCGCGCTACGGGGCACGATCAATGCCGGCGAGGCAGGGGTAGGGGCCAATGGATTGTTTTTCGCGACGCCGGTTCTGCAAAACGGCGACAACGTCGACGTGGGTAGCGGCGGGGGAGTTGGTGTGCCTGCGGCAAGTACAGGCAGTGTCGCAGCCGGTTTAAGCGGAGTTAGCAATGTCGCTGCTGCCGTGAGTAAATCTTTGGATGAATCGGCAAATATGGGCAAAGATGTCTCAGATGGACTAAGTAAGGCAGCGGCATTAGGACTATTGAGTATCGATTTATTGGGTTTTGGCGAGTAA